The DNA window CTAGCAACCATCGCGAAGGGATCGAGCAAGCGGATGTGATTTACATTGCTGTTGGAACTCCTGAAAAAAGTGATGGCTCTGCTGACTTATCCTTTGTGGTTCAGGCGGCGCACAATATTGTTGACTGTATCAATCACAATGTCATCGTCGTCATTAAAAGCACGGTGCCAGTCGGGACAAATGACATGATTAGTGAAATCATGCAATGTCATTTGACCAGTGATATAGAGGTCGAGGTCGTTTCGAATCCTGAATTCTTAAAAGAAGGATCGGCCATTTATGACTCATTTCACGGAGACCGCATTGTTATTGGCGCAAACAGTGAACGCGCAGCTAGCCTAATTGAGCAGATCAATCAGCCGTTCCAGGTACCTGTTTTTAAAACCGATATAAAAAGTGCTGAAATGATCAAATATGCGTCCAATGCATTTTTAGCAACTAAAATCAGTTTTATCAATGAAATCTCTAATATTTGCGAATTATTAGGGGCAGATATCGAAAATGTATCAAACGGTATGGGGATGGATCAACGAATTGGGAGTCAGTTTCTAAAAGCTGGAATTGGTTACGGAGGATCCTGTTTCCCGAAAGATACAAAAGCATTAATTCAAATCGCGGGAAATGTCGAGTATGAATTCGAGTTGCTAAAAGGCGTAGTTAATGTCAACAAAAAACAGCAGGGAATCTTGATTGGAAAGTTAAATGACTGCCTTCCGAATATCCTGGGTAAAAAAATTGCCGTATTGGGACTGGCCTTTAAACCAAATACAGACGATTTACGAGAATCAGCTTCGATTCTTGTGACGACAGAATTAATCAAGCAAGGTGCAGAAGTTGTGGCATACGATCCTATCGCAATGACTAATGCGAAATCCATTTTAGATCCGCTCGTTCAATATGCGGTATCAATTGAAGAAGCTATTGAAAATAGTGATGCCGCATTAATATTGACGGATTGGGATGAATTTAAAAATGTAGATTTAGCAGTATTCAAAAAGATGAAAAAGCCACTCGTTATTGACGGAAGAAATTGTTTCTCTGTAAAGGAAATGGAGAGAAACGGGATTGACTATTATTCAATTGGTAGATCTGTTCCAGCAAAAATAGCTGAAGTGGCGTCCATCTGAATAATAACGAGAATTTATAATGAAAGTGGTGATTCAAATGTCAGTGTCCGCACCTGAAAAAGAAAAAATAGATCTAAATATAAGGTATAGCGAAACGGTATTTGAAAGCGTAAAAACAAATACGAGCAATGGTTATTTGTACACGAAGCGCTTTCTTGATATTGTCGGTTCGCTAGTGGGGCTGATTATGTTGATGCCTTTGTTTCTACTTATCGGTCTGCTGATTAAAATGGAAGATCCCCAAGGTCCTGTATTTTTCAAGCAGAAAAGAGTAGGGAAGCATGGTGGAACCTTTGATATGTACAAATTTCGATCAATGGTCTGCAATGCAGAAGACTTAAAAGCTTCTTTGCAGCAGCAAAATGAAGCTTCAGGGCCTGTATTTAAAATCAAGAGCGACCCACGAATTACTAAAATCGGGAAATTCATTAGAAAAACGAGTATTGATGAATTGCCTCAACTAGTTAACGTACTCAATGGCGATATGACGGTTGTCGGTCCAAGACCCGCGTTACCAGATGAA is part of the Planococcus kocurii genome and encodes:
- a CDS encoding UDP-glucose dehydrogenase family protein yields the protein MKIAVIGTGYVGLVTGVSLAEIGHRVSCIDVNEEKVAKMQQGISPIYEPGLSELMTKNINERRLSFTSNHREGIEQADVIYIAVGTPEKSDGSADLSFVVQAAHNIVDCINHNVIVVIKSTVPVGTNDMISEIMQCHLTSDIEVEVVSNPEFLKEGSAIYDSFHGDRIVIGANSERAASLIEQINQPFQVPVFKTDIKSAEMIKYASNAFLATKISFINEISNICELLGADIENVSNGMGMDQRIGSQFLKAGIGYGGSCFPKDTKALIQIAGNVEYEFELLKGVVNVNKKQQGILIGKLNDCLPNILGKKIAVLGLAFKPNTDDLRESASILVTTELIKQGAEVVAYDPIAMTNAKSILDPLVQYAVSIEEAIENSDAALILTDWDEFKNVDLAVFKKMKKPLVIDGRNCFSVKEMERNGIDYYSIGRSVPAKIAEVASI
- a CDS encoding sugar transferase, which produces MKVVIQMSVSAPEKEKIDLNIRYSETVFESVKTNTSNGYLYTKRFLDIVGSLVGLIMLMPLFLLIGLLIKMEDPQGPVFFKQKRVGKHGGTFDMYKFRSMVCNAEDLKASLQQQNEASGPVFKIKSDPRITKIGKFIRKTSIDELPQLVNVLNGDMTVVGPRPALPDEVAQYTNYEKQRISVTPGLTCFWQVNGRSNISFQEWVEMDLEYIRTRNTTMDIKLIFKTILVLFGSKDAY